In Desulfosediminicola ganghwensis, a single window of DNA contains:
- the pspA gene encoding phage shock protein PspA, protein MGIFTRFSDIVSSNINSMLDKAEDPEKMIKMMIREMEDTLVELKSSCAGVIAERKKLNRKLEEMQSRERLWGERAELAVDKGRDDLAREALIEKRRFAELVEALGAEISDHGGLIDQYREDIGELEERLNSAKEKKRMLIQRHKRANGKKRAQEDIRRMDSVETMARFEGLERRIDQMEAEADMVNFGKKPTLDEQFDDLKSDDDIENELAKMKAAKYTAEKKSDE, encoded by the coding sequence ATGGGCATTTTCACTCGATTTAGCGATATAGTAAGCTCCAACATCAACTCAATGCTGGATAAGGCTGAAGACCCTGAAAAAATGATTAAAATGATGATCAGGGAAATGGAAGACACGCTGGTTGAATTAAAATCATCCTGCGCCGGAGTGATTGCCGAGCGCAAAAAACTGAATCGAAAACTCGAAGAAATGCAGTCCAGAGAGAGACTCTGGGGCGAAAGGGCAGAACTTGCCGTTGACAAAGGCAGAGACGATCTTGCCCGTGAAGCACTCATCGAAAAGCGTCGTTTTGCCGAACTGGTCGAAGCTCTAGGGGCTGAGATTTCAGACCATGGTGGACTGATCGACCAATACCGTGAAGACATCGGTGAGCTTGAAGAGCGACTCAACTCAGCCAAAGAGAAGAAGCGGATGCTCATCCAGCGACACAAGCGGGCAAATGGCAAGAAGCGCGCCCAGGAGGATATTCGCAGAATGGACAGCGTCGAGACCATGGCACGTTTTGAAGGCCTTGAGCGCCGCATTGACCAGATGGAAGCAGAGGCAGATATGGTGAACTTTGGCAAAAAACCCACTCTTGACGAGCAGTTCGACGACCTCAAATCCGACGATGACATCGAGAACGAACTTGCCAAGATGAAGGCTGCCAAATACACTGCTGAGAAAAAGTCTGACGAGTAA
- a CDS encoding phage-shock protein: MTSVIIVAIIFGSLLTFAALVCGTILTIVKTRRSGLSGSSRAAQNEEAKMIQEIYHGLSKMEQRIDTLETILMERQKK, from the coding sequence ATGACCTCAGTAATAATTGTAGCCATTATCTTCGGTTCGCTCCTTACCTTTGCAGCCCTTGTCTGCGGAACTATTCTGACTATTGTCAAAACCCGTAGATCAGGACTCTCCGGCAGCTCAAGGGCAGCACAAAATGAAGAGGCAAAAATGATTCAGGAAATCTACCACGGCCTCTCCAAGATGGAACAAAGAATCGACACCCTGGAAACTATCCTGATGGAACGTCAGAAAAAATAG
- the pspC gene encoding envelope stress response membrane protein PspC: MKRNKRGIYRSRNGVLVGVCRGLAESFDLSVFWVRIAMVIVFLLSGFWPVIGIYIVAALLMKPEPVRPIENEEEQEFYDSYTYSPQNAAQRIRRKYENLERRIRRMEDKVTGRDYEWEQKFNS, encoded by the coding sequence ATGAAGAGAAATAAAAGAGGAATTTACCGCTCGCGAAACGGCGTATTGGTCGGTGTATGCCGGGGCCTGGCAGAGTCTTTCGACCTGTCAGTCTTCTGGGTACGAATCGCCATGGTGATCGTCTTTTTGCTGAGCGGTTTCTGGCCTGTAATCGGCATCTATATCGTGGCGGCCCTCTTAATGAAACCGGAGCCTGTCCGCCCCATAGAAAACGAGGAAGAACAGGAGTTTTACGATAGCTACACCTATTCTCCCCAAAATGCCGCCCAGCGCATCAGGCGCAAGTACGAAAATCTTGAGCGACGGATTCGGCGCATGGAAGATAAAGTTACCGGTCGTGATTACGAGTGGGAACAAAAGTTCAACTCCTAA
- a CDS encoding HAD family hydrolase, protein MTMTTGSAIFTDLDGTLLNSSQQVSGASLDCLHMLGKAGIVRVIATGRSYLSFRRVIPSDFPADYLIFSTGAGILDLANGELLHSHYLNRSDIEQITSTLEHYDTDYMVHEPVPDNHCFTFRKTNSANIDFTNRISLYRNYASDFSSSGHYPEQSAQIIAVLDDDPSSFQRISKKLNGYQVTRTTSPLDHRSIWMEIYPENVHKGSGAAWLCQHLDIDYRKTTGIGNDYNDIDLLDFTQVSYLLANAPPELHGRYNLVPANDEGGFCHAVRDILKRTSSS, encoded by the coding sequence ATGACAATGACCACTGGCAGCGCCATATTTACTGACCTTGACGGCACCCTCCTCAACTCGAGCCAGCAGGTGAGCGGTGCCAGTCTCGACTGCCTGCACATGCTGGGCAAAGCTGGAATTGTAAGGGTAATCGCCACTGGCCGTTCCTACTTGTCGTTCAGGCGTGTTATTCCCAGCGACTTTCCCGCCGATTACCTCATATTCTCCACCGGAGCCGGAATCCTTGACCTTGCCAATGGCGAACTGCTACACAGCCATTATCTTAATCGCTCTGATATAGAACAAATTACTTCCACCCTGGAACACTACGACACCGACTATATGGTACATGAACCGGTGCCTGATAATCACTGTTTCACCTTCAGGAAGACAAATTCTGCAAACATCGATTTTACCAACCGTATCTCGCTCTATCGTAATTATGCCTCCGATTTTTCAAGCTCAGGGCACTACCCCGAACAGAGCGCCCAGATAATCGCCGTACTGGACGATGACCCCTCAAGTTTCCAACGTATCAGCAAAAAACTGAATGGTTATCAGGTCACCCGTACCACCTCCCCCCTGGACCACCGTTCAATCTGGATGGAAATCTATCCTGAAAATGTCCATAAAGGCAGCGGGGCCGCCTGGCTTTGCCAACACCTCGATATCGACTACCGTAAAACAACAGGTATCGGCAATGATTATAATGACATAGATCTGCTCGACTTCACTCAGGTGAGTTACCTGCTCGCAAATGCACCCCCAGAACTCCACGGCAGATACAATCTTGTCCCGGCAAACGATGAAGGTGGCTTCTGTCATGCTGTCCGGGATATCCTCAAGCGCACCTCCAGCTCATAA
- a CDS encoding saccharopine dehydrogenase family protein, translated as MNRRIQSVAVLGLGKIGFLVAELLNISGFSVTGADITPQKGKPFKTVEIDVTNPGELAGLVCSHDAVVSCLPYTFNLTIASIAHENGIHYFDLTEDVPTTRAIIEMSKNSTSIMAPQCGLAPGFIGIVGASLAADFDKIRSIKLRVGALPQHPTGLLGYAFNWSPEGVVNEYLNDCEVIEDGTHKWVSPMEWLEQLVINGVPLEAFTTSGGLGTMCQSFLGRVENLDYKSVRYPGHCQLMNFFFHELLMREQRELAGRILTNAKPSVNDDVVYIHATAEGWKKERLFRDEFVRSFYPIAVNGTTCRAIAWTTAASVCSVVELVANGSLPATGFLKQEEIPLQKFLQTQNGKLYGNLE; from the coding sequence ATGAACAGGCGAATACAATCGGTTGCTGTACTTGGTCTTGGCAAGATCGGTTTTCTGGTCGCAGAACTTCTCAATATCTCGGGCTTCTCTGTCACCGGGGCAGACATTACTCCCCAGAAAGGCAAGCCTTTCAAGACGGTTGAAATCGACGTCACCAACCCCGGGGAGCTAGCCGGCTTAGTCTGCTCCCACGATGCTGTTGTCTCCTGCCTTCCATACACCTTCAACCTCACCATAGCCTCCATCGCACACGAGAACGGTATTCATTATTTCGATCTCACAGAAGATGTGCCCACCACCAGGGCCATTATCGAGATGAGTAAGAATAGCACATCAATAATGGCGCCGCAGTGCGGGTTGGCTCCTGGTTTTATCGGCATCGTTGGGGCTTCCCTTGCGGCAGACTTTGACAAAATCCGCTCGATCAAGCTCCGGGTAGGTGCTCTGCCACAACATCCCACCGGCCTGCTTGGTTATGCCTTCAACTGGTCTCCGGAAGGTGTTGTCAATGAGTACCTCAATGACTGTGAGGTCATTGAAGATGGCACACACAAGTGGGTCTCCCCAATGGAATGGTTGGAACAGCTGGTGATCAACGGGGTTCCCCTCGAAGCCTTCACCACATCAGGTGGACTTGGCACAATGTGTCAAAGCTTTCTCGGCAGAGTTGAAAATCTCGATTACAAATCGGTTCGCTACCCCGGCCACTGCCAGCTGATGAACTTCTTTTTCCATGAGCTCCTGATGCGGGAACAACGCGAGCTGGCCGGCAGAATTCTCACCAATGCCAAGCCCAGTGTCAATGACGATGTGGTCTATATTCACGCCACCGCTGAGGGCTGGAAAAAGGAACGCCTCTTTCGTGATGAATTCGTCAGAAGCTTCTATCCTATAGCGGTAAACGGCACGACCTGCAGAGCCATCGCCTGGACCACTGCAGCGTCTGTCTGCTCGGTAGTGGAACTGGTCGCCAACGGCAGCCTGCCGGCTACCGGTTTTCTCAAACAGGAAGAAATACCACTTCAAAAATTCCTGCAGACACAGAATGGCAAGCTCTACGGGAACCTTGAATGA